The genomic interval GGGTACTTCTAATTTTTTGCTGATCAACTAATTGGGCAACCTGTTGCAATAGATTACCTTGCTTTTCGATATCATCGGTTTCAAACATTGAACGGGTGAACATGAGCTCCCAATGGATAGAAATAGATTTAGTCTTAAACGGCATAATATCAAAGGTTTGTGGATCATCGATCAATCCAAGCTTGCCTTGTGGTGCAATCAGAGAAACTATTTGCTTGATATAGGTGTCTGTATGATTGGTAGAGAAAACATATTTTGGTTTTTCAATGCCTAGTGTCTCGATTTGTTCGTTTAAATCTTTGCTATGATCAATGACATGGTCGGCACCCAATGATTTTACCCAAGATTTGGTTTCTTCACGTGAAGCAGTTGCTATAACGGTCAGATTGGTTTTTGCTTTTAGGAGTTGGATAGCAATTGACCCTACACCACCTGCACCACCAATAATTAAAATACTACCAACGTCGGTTTCTGAAATTTGAAACCGATCAAACAGCATTTCCCATGCGGTGATAGCAGTTAATGGCAATGCTGCGGCTTCTGCATTAGATACTGTAATTGGTTTAAGACTGATAATTCGTTCATCGACTGCTTGAAACTCAGCATTACTACCATCTCGGGTTAAATCGCCAGCATACCAAACCCAATCTCCTACTTTAAACGAGGTAACTTTTGGGCCAATTTCAATAATTTCACCAACGGCATCCCAACCTAAAATACGATTATTTGCTTCAGACGAATTTTTTCTCACTTTGGTATCAACGGGGTTTACAGAGATTGCCTGAACTTTTACCAGTACATCACGCTCCTTAAGCGTAGGCTTCGCTTTTTCAATATCTACCAATGAATTTTTAAAATCATCCTGGTTATTGATAACATACGATACGGCTTTCATGGATTTGTCCTTTTGTCATAGTATATTTAATAGCGGGTTAGTTTAATTATATGCAGTGTTTTTTAGTGTATTGCAGACAGGCTGGCTTGGGTCAGTCAGCCTAATCTGATAGAATTAATGAAAAATAGTTGATATTCTGAGGCTACGCTAGGCTAGGCTAGGCTAAAGGTGCAAGGTCAAGGGCGCAAGGTTAAGAATGCGAGCTAAGCTCACATTTTGCGGCTGTGGTTGCGCGAATGTGTTTGCGCGAAAAATAGCCCTCGGTAAAATGCCGTCATTTATTGTTGTACCAGTGTACCCAATCGAGGGTAGCGAGTGCAACATCATTTATACCTTGTCACTTATGCTTGTCACTTATACTTGTTTCTTCGTTATGGTTAAAGCAAGCGTAAAGGAAGTAATATCAACCTCAAATTTAAGCTGCAGACATTCCCTACGACTTAAAGCGCAAATGTTTATGTAACCTTTATACAACAAAGCTATGCGGTAAAGCCGTTTGACATGAATATGACAGTGGTTTAGACTCAATTTTGATTCTAGTCAATGTCGGCTAGTCAATATTGGAGTATTAGTGATGGTTAAAACCGCTTTATATGTCCGTCTTGAAGCTAAACCAGGTAAAGAACAACAAGTAGAAGATTTCCTAAAAGCGGGTCTGCCTATCGTCAATGAAGAACCCGCCACAGTTGCATGGTTTGGGCTACGCCTTGGACCTTCAACCTTTGGTATTTTTGATGCATTCCCTGATGAGGCAGGTCGCGAAGCGCATTTATCGGGCAAGGTTGCCGCCGCTTTGATGGCTCAAGCAGATGAACTCTTTTCAGAACCCCCTTCTATTGAAAAAGTAGATGTGTTGGCAAGTAAACTACCAGCTTAGATTGGAGCCTAATTCTAATAAGCTTAAGTCTTTTAAGCCTAATTCTTTTGAGCTTAAGCCTCTTAAAGAGCTGCCTAAAACATTAACTAAAAAGCAGCTCTTTATTATAATTATATCACTTCACTTAAATCAGTCACTTAGCTAATCGGTCATCCCATACTGTATCATTGACGATTATTTGACTACATATATCCAATTACAATATTTTCTTAACTTGCTGAGAGCAATTAGCGTGAAGATTTAGACTTTGCGTCATTTAACTACTTACCCTGCAATTAATCATACCGCTTTGTGGTTTTAATCGTTACCAAGTTTTAAATCAAGTTTTAAGCTAGCTAGCTATCTTACTTACAAAAACTGCTTTTCCCGATGGATTAAATTTTATTATTTACACTATCAATAAATCTACACTACAAATAAATAGACGACTGGTCTATTTTTGTGTATAGTGACGGCATGATGACAGCAAAATCCCAGTGTTGACCAACGTTTGCAGTATTGAGTAATTTTCTAAGTTTGTTGGACAGATAATGTTTGCCTATATATCAGTCGCGCAATCTTTTTCAATGCTATTAGTCAATGCTATTAAATAACGGATTGATTTGCTCGGCATCTTGTACATTGCGCACACGACTTCCTGCTGTGCTCATGTAGCAATAACCTAAATTCTAAAAACTATCAGAGAAAATAATATGAAAATTTTACTTGTTCTGACCTCACATGACAAACTCGGCAATACTGGTAAGAAAACAGGTTTTTGGCTAGAAGAACTTGCGGCACCGTATTACACCTTTATTGATGCCGGTGCTGAAGTTACCCTAGCATCACCTCAAGGTGGGCAGCCACCGCTAGACCCAAAAAGTAACTTAGCCGATGCACAAACTGAAACCACGCATCGCTTTGAAGCAGATCCCGTGGCAATGCAAGCGTTGGCACATACGCATAAACTTAGCGAAATTTCTATCGCTGATTATGATGCCGTGTTTTACCCAGGCGGACATGGTCCATTGTGGGATTTAGCAGAAGATCCGATTTCAATTGCTCTGATTGAACAAGCGATTGAGTCAGGAAAACCTGTTGCTACAGTTTGTCACGCACCAGGTGTTCTTCGTCATGTAAAAACCAGGGATGGCAAGCCTTTGGTCAGCGGTAAATCCGTGACAGGTTTTAGCAATACGGAAGAAGAAGCAGTAGGATTGACCGAAGTTGTACCGTTTTTGGTCGAAGATATGCTCAAAGAAAGAGGTGGTCATTATTCTAAAGCGGATGACTGGCAAGTGTATGTCCAAGTAGATGGCTTACTAATTACTGGACAAAATCCTGCTTCTTCTGCTGCAACCGCAAGCGCACTGCTTGAATTGTTAAATAAGGAGTAGCCCATGTCTGCGTATGTGGTATTTACCCGTGAGCAAACTACGGACGCTGAGGAACTGGCGCAATATGCACAAAAAGCGCCGCTTGCTCGTGAAGGTCGTGAGCTAACACCCTTGGCTTTTTATGGTCAATTAGAAGTGCTTGAAGGCAATGAAATTGAAGGCGCTGTTATTTTACGCTTTCCTGATATGGCAGCCGCGCGAGACTGGTATAACAGTCCCGTCTATCAAGAAGCATTACAACATCGCCTAAAAGGAGCAAATTATCGTGCCTTTATCATTGAAGGTGTTGAAGACGCTATTTAAAAAAAGCACTTTAAGAAAAAGCACTGCTATCAAATGTACTAACCTACAAGTTAGTACATAGTAGATTATGCATTGTTATCAAATTAATGTGATAGCAGCCCATTCATACATAATGATTGGGCTGCTATTACAATTTTTGCAGCTATCATTGTCGTGAAGCCAAGATAGTGAAGCTAAGTTATTGAGGTTAAGTTAGTGAGGTGAAGTTAGTGAGGTGAAGCTAGCAAAGCTAACTTTTAAGACTGTCCACTTTTTAATAAAAACGCCGTCGCTTTTAGCGCTTGATGTAAGGGTGTTTTATCTTTTTGTAGCTTACTTAATAACGCTGCGCCCACCCACATTTGGTAAGTCACTTGGGCTACCGTCAAGGCATCAGTATCTGCTTGGATAGACCCATCTTGCTTGCCCAAAACGATGACCTCAGCAATCCGCTTGATTACCTTATCGACGCCATCGGACATAATAGCGCGCATATCTTCAGATAGGTCAGCGACTTCTGCAGCAAGTTTTACAATTAAACAGCTATCTGCCCAACTACATGCCGCATCAGGATCTTCAATCCATAGGTTAAAATACCCGATTAGTTTTTGATAAGCGGATTGGTCGCTACGCCATAGTTCATCTAAACGGCGTTGGTAATTATCTACATAATACTGTACCAATTCACAGCCGAAAGACTCTTTAGATTTGAAGTAATGATAAAATGAACCTTTAGGAATCTCGCAGCTTTGTAATATTTCTTGTAATCCCACACCGCTAAAACCTTTACGCAAAATCAGGTCAGAACTGGTGTTAAGAATGTGTAAGCGTTTCGTTTCAGACTTCTTGATAGGGGCATGCTCCATAGTTATTGTGCCGGCTATTATAAAAAATAGACCAGTCGTATTGTTTTTATTATAACTTATCTGCAATGAATGTAAAGACGTTTTCCTTGAAAGCGTTAACTATTAACAAAAATAATTCAATATAAAACAAGGATTTATATCAAATTAGGCAGGGATCGGATGATTGATTCAGGCAGTCAAGACCAAGTAACAGTCTAAACCCAATGACATAAGTATGGATTTAAAAAATATGGCTTTAAAATAGGGATTGACGCTAATTGCTATTTGATTATTACAATCCAAAAAATAAAAAACCACTGAGGTCTAATGCACCTAAGTGGTTGTTTTATATGGTGGGCCCACACAGACTTGAACTGTGGACCAAAGGATTATGAGTCCTCTGCTCTAACCAACTGAGCTATAGGCCCGAAAGGGTAGTATCACAAATATTGCCAAGCAAATTTGTCAAAACTAGGCTGATTATAATACCTTAAAAAATTATTTTTGCAATGTGGAAATGGATAATTTTATGCAAAATGCTGATTAAATCAGCATAAACTTGTCTCACCGAATACGCATTATTTGTCTTGTGTCACCGCAATCATCACACCCATATATTTATTGTCATTGCGTGACAGCGTCTGACTATACAATGCCGAGGCACTACCGCCATCCAAAAACAACGCATTGTCACAGCCCAATTGCGATTTGAACAAATCGGCAAACTCATAAAAGCTGACAGGGATATCGCTTATCACAAATTTGACGCGGCTAGGATTGCGACCACACACGCCAACACCATTGCGGTATTTTCTCGAGGTACTATTGGCATCAAATGCCGGATGGATGTTACCATCGATGACCAGCATGGGTCCAGATTGGGTGGCGAAGGTCGGTTTTGCCCCACTTGCCAGTTTTTTTGCCATGCTTTGACTTTCAGTGATATAAAAACCTTGATGGTCTTGCCAAAATACCCCGTTGGGCATTAGGTGAAAGTTGCCGCCGCCTTGCTTGAGATTTAGGGCTCGGATTTGCTTGCCATTGATGACCGTATATCCAATCGGTGCAAAATTGCCATCGTACATCCCTGCATTCATCGCAAATAACAAGGTTTTGGCAGGTTGCTCACTTGCCAAATAATCGCGCAGGGCAGTAAAGGTGAGTAATAATGGGTGGCTCGTGGACGAGGGGTTTTGCCACTGCAGTGAAAAATTCGCCGCGTTTTTAGCATCAAGCTCGCAGATACTATAGTCGAACGGCTGGTTTTTACGCTGACAATCTGGGACGGCTTTGACAGTAAACTGACGTGCCAAACCGATACTTGCCACCAATAATAGCGCCAAGCATAGGCTGACAACAACCGCTTGTGTTTTTGTGATATTTGAGAGGGTCATACCATCGAGAGAAAATTTAAGCTATTGGCTATTATATCATTTGCGTATCACAGAATATATCCGCCATTTATTACAAAAAACTTGTTCAACTTGATATTCTAGCAATTTCGACTTAACAGTGATGAATTAAACTAGTTTTTGCCCTCAATATCATTATAATAGGCAACTAAGAGCAGCACCCCGCTTTTATTCAAATCTTCAAATCGCGATTTGACAGAGCCATCAGGCAGGGTACTGGCTGTTTTTACAGTTTCTAGCACTTAAAATCATAATCCCCTTCTATTTTAAAGGAAATTAACATGGCCATTGAACGTACGTTATCAATTATCAAACCTGACGCAGTTGCAGGCAACCACATTGGCGAAATCTACAGCCGTTTTGAAAAAGCAGGCTTAAAAGTTGTGGCAGCAAAAATGTTGCATTTAGACAACGAAAAGGCGGGCGGTTTCTACGCTGAGCACAAAGAACGTCCATTTTACAATGATTTAGTCTCTTTCATGACTTCAGGTCCAGTGGTAGTATCAGTACTTGAAGGGGAAAACGCAGTGGCTAACCACCGTGAAATCATGGGCGCTACCAACCCAAAAGACGCCGCTGAAGGCACTATCCGTCGTGACTTTGCTAACAGCATTGATGAAAACGCGGTTCACGGTTCAGACTCAACCACATCTGCAGCCCGTGAAATCAGCTATTTTTTCAATGACAATGAAGTTTGCCCACGTACGCGTTAATCTTGACATAATAAAAAACGGCTTAAATTTTAAGCCGTTTTTTTATTGCCTATCACTCGGCTGAGCTATCATTGAAAAGTAGCAATGCAAAAACAAGGATGCAAAATTAATATTAATAGTTTTATTAAGGAAACTAAAGAAACTTAATTTAACAATTCATAACAAAGAGCACATAGAGCACAGGCGCAAATCCGCTAAAATAAATCCATAACGACATAAATACAAACTTTGTTGACTACGATATTACTAAGACAGAATCATTAAGACAAAAAATAAAATAAACAACGATAAAAATAAAAAAGCCATAATTTGGCATTATGGCTAACATCAGTAAAACAAAGAAATAAGTGAAACAAAGAAGAAAGAAACAATAAAAATAAAAACAAGTAGTGCATTACCCACTCCCATCAAGTTCCCCACTTGATGGGTTTATTTTTATATTATATAACGTTATATAATAAAATACCATAGCAATTTACTAGGATTTATCAATTTTTTTAGACGTTATACGGGAAATCTCGTTTGACACCCAATTTTTAACTCAAGCATTGATAGTAACTGGTTATGCCAAGTTTTTATTCAAAGTCGTTATTCGAATGCTATTCAAAATCGTTATCCAAAGTTTTTATTCTAAGCTGTTATTTAAGGCAGCCTAACTACTTGTAAATCAGACTTTAACCGTTAAAATAGAGTCCATTAAAACAGTCATTGTTAAACCAAACAGAATGGCCTACCAAAATTACGACAGCAAGATAAAAAAATAGGATTAACCATGATAAGAATCGGTCAGGGTATTGATGTTCATGCCTTTGTCAACGACGGCACAGAAAACCAATTTATAACTTTAGGCGGGGTGAAAATTCCCCATACCCACAGTTTGCTTGCGCATTCTGATGGCGATGTGGTGTTGCATGCGTTGTGTGATGCGTTGCTTGGTGCATTGGCACTGGGCGATATTGGGCAGTTTTTCCCAGATACTGATGAGCGGTTTCGCAATATAGATTCGACCATTTTGCTGAACCAAGTTTACCAATTTATCCAATCAAAAGGCTTTGCGCTTATCAATGCTGACATCACCATCATGGCGGAGCGTCCAAAACTATTGCCTTATCGTACCGAGATTCAATCGCGTATTGCCGGTGTCATGGGCTGCGCGGTTGATCAAATCAGCGTCAAAGCTACCACGACTGAAAAGCTTGGGTTTACCGGTCGTCAAGAAGGAATTATGGTGAGCTGCGTGGTGTTGCTTGAACAAGTGACTTCATCAAATTAATAGAATTTGTGGGTGATTTTGCTGCTGACTTTTTTGGGGTGGGCATCTTGAATGCTTACTTTCGGCAGCCAAAATAGCGTATAATAGCAACCCTGCACTCATTATTAGTGAGTCAAATTCTAGCTGTGAAGATAGCGCTCTACTTTAACAAGGGTCTGACAAAGGAATTTCATATGACTGATATGAACCAAACTGACATCGAACAAACCATCCGTGACCAAATCGCTCAACACAGCGTATTGCTTTACATGAAAGGCACGCCACAGTTCCCACAATGTGGTTTTTCTGCACGTGCGGTGGATGTATTAACCCAAATTGGTCGCCCATTTGCGTTTGTCAATATTCTTGAAAACCCAGAAATCCGTGCAACTTTGCCACAGATTGCTAACTGGCCAACTTTTCCACAATTATGGGTGGCAGGTGAGCTGATTGGCGGCAGTGATATTATCTATCAAATGTTCCAAGACGGTGAATTACAACCCCTAATTGAAGCCAATAGCCCAGCGGTTTAGTTTTACTACGAGTGGGTTAAGGTTATTTCTTTTTTTAACGTTTTTGTTGTCATGTATCCATAACCATGTATCAAGTCCTAGCACGCAAATATCGTCCAAAAAACTTCCATGAGCTGCTGGGACAAGAACATGTGTCCAAAGCATTAATCAATGCCATCCATAACCAGCGCTTGCATCATGCTTATCTATTTACGGGTACGCGCGGCGTCGGCAAAACTACCATTGCGCGTATTTTGGCAAAATGCCTTAACTGTGAGACAGGGGTGACAAGCGAGCCTTGTGGCGTATGTGGTGTATGCCAATCCATCGATAGTGGTCGCTTTATTGATTTGATTGAGATTGATGCGGCATCACGTACCAAAGTTGAAGATACCCGTGAATTACTCGACAACGTACCGTATGCACCAACGCAAGGTCGCTACAAAGTCTATCTAATTGATGAAGTGCATATGCTATCGACGCATAGTTTTAATGCGCTACTCAAGACCCTCGAAGAGCCGCCAGCGCATGTGAAGTTTCTGCTTGCGACCACAGACCCACAAAAACTGCCCATTACCATCATCTCGCGTTGTCTGCAATTTGTACTCAGACCTTTGCCGCAAGTGGCGTTAGCTGAATATCTTGGTACGATTCTGAACAAAGAACAAATCAGCTACGAGCCTGATGCCTTATGGCAGCTATCGAGCAGTGCCAAAGGCTCCGTGCGCGATGCGTTGTCACTCACTGATCAAGCCATTGCATTTGGCAATGGCAATGTCACAGATGAAGTGATTCGCCAGATGCTTGGCTTAATTGACCAAGCCGATGTCATCGCTATCCTTGCTAATATTTATCAGCAAAATACCCAGCAGCTGACGCAATCCATTCAGCTTCTGCGTGAGCAGGTGGTGGATGCCAAAGCCGTATTTGACAGGTTGGCTGAGACGCTACATCAATTGGCCATTTTGCAGGCCTTGCCAAATTTTGATTTGCAAATCAATCGCCAGCAAAGCGAGCAATTGCAACAACTGGCTCAGCAGTTACCTGCAGAGCTATTACAGCTATATTATGACATTGTGGTAAAAAGCCGTGAAAACTTGGCATTAGCCAATACGCCGATGCAAGCGCTCGAGATGTGTTTGCTACGCTTGATGGCGTTCAAGCCGCTTCGTCGTAATCAAATTCCGCTTCGTCCGTCAATCGCTAATAACCTTGATTCTCAAAGTCCCGATTCTCAAAGTCCTGATTCTCAACTTGTTGACACAACGCCTAGCGAAGCCATACAAAGTGCAAAGTCTTCAGTAATGGCTGAAGATAGCTTACAAGTAACCTCCGAGCAGAGTGATGACAACTTATCGAATGACAATCTGCTCAAATCTG from Moraxella osloensis carries:
- a CDS encoding zinc-binding alcohol dehydrogenase family protein; protein product: MKAVSYVINNQDDFKNSLVDIEKAKPTLKERDVLVKVQAISVNPVDTKVRKNSSEANNRILGWDAVGEIIEIGPKVTSFKVGDWVWYAGDLTRDGSNAEFQAVDERIISLKPITVSNAEAAALPLTAITAWEMLFDRFQISETDVGSILIIGGAGGVGSIAIQLLKAKTNLTVIATASREETKSWVKSLGADHVIDHSKDLNEQIETLGIEKPKYVFSTNHTDTYIKQIVSLIAPQGKLGLIDDPQTFDIMPFKTKSISIHWELMFTRSMFETDDIEKQGNLLQQVAQLVDQQKIRSTLNQNLGNINAANLEKAHKLLESGKSKGKIVLENF
- a CDS encoding putative quinol monooxygenase, with the translated sequence MVKTALYVRLEAKPGKEQQVEDFLKAGLPIVNEEPATVAWFGLRLGPSTFGIFDAFPDEAGREAHLSGKVAAALMAQADELFSEPPSIEKVDVLASKLPA
- a CDS encoding type 1 glutamine amidotransferase domain-containing protein, which produces MKILLVLTSHDKLGNTGKKTGFWLEELAAPYYTFIDAGAEVTLASPQGGQPPLDPKSNLADAQTETTHRFEADPVAMQALAHTHKLSEISIADYDAVFYPGGHGPLWDLAEDPISIALIEQAIESGKPVATVCHAPGVLRHVKTRDGKPLVSGKSVTGFSNTEEEAVGLTEVVPFLVEDMLKERGGHYSKADDWQVYVQVDGLLITGQNPASSAATASALLELLNKE
- a CDS encoding DUF1330 domain-containing protein produces the protein MSAYVVFTREQTTDAEELAQYAQKAPLAREGRELTPLAFYGQLEVLEGNEIEGAVILRFPDMAAARDWYNSPVYQEALQHRLKGANYRAFIIEGVEDAI
- a CDS encoding TetR/AcrR family transcriptional regulator, translating into MEHAPIKKSETKRLHILNTSSDLILRKGFSGVGLQEILQSCEIPKGSFYHYFKSKESFGCELVQYYVDNYQRRLDELWRSDQSAYQKLIGYFNLWIEDPDAACSWADSCLIVKLAAEVADLSEDMRAIMSDGVDKVIKRIAEVIVLGKQDGSIQADTDALTVAQVTYQMWVGAALLSKLQKDKTPLHQALKATAFLLKSGQS
- a CDS encoding phosphodiester glycosidase family protein: MTLSNITKTQAVVVSLCLALLLVASIGLARQFTVKAVPDCQRKNQPFDYSICELDAKNAANFSLQWQNPSSTSHPLLLTFTALRDYLASEQPAKTLLFAMNAGMYDGNFAPIGYTVINGKQIRALNLKQGGGNFHLMPNGVFWQDHQGFYITESQSMAKKLASGAKPTFATQSGPMLVIDGNIHPAFDANSTSRKYRNGVGVCGRNPSRVKFVISDIPVSFYEFADLFKSQLGCDNALFLDGGSASALYSQTLSRNDNKYMGVMIAVTQDK
- the ndk gene encoding nucleoside-diphosphate kinase; the protein is MAIERTLSIIKPDAVAGNHIGEIYSRFEKAGLKVVAAKMLHLDNEKAGGFYAEHKERPFYNDLVSFMTSGPVVVSVLEGENAVANHREIMGATNPKDAAEGTIRRDFANSIDENAVHGSDSTTSAAREISYFFNDNEVCPRTR
- the ispF gene encoding 2-C-methyl-D-erythritol 2,4-cyclodiphosphate synthase, which produces MIRIGQGIDVHAFVNDGTENQFITLGGVKIPHTHSLLAHSDGDVVLHALCDALLGALALGDIGQFFPDTDERFRNIDSTILLNQVYQFIQSKGFALINADITIMAERPKLLPYRTEIQSRIAGVMGCAVDQISVKATTTEKLGFTGRQEGIMVSCVVLLEQVTSSN
- the grxD gene encoding Grx4 family monothiol glutaredoxin; amino-acid sequence: MTDMNQTDIEQTIRDQIAQHSVLLYMKGTPQFPQCGFSARAVDVLTQIGRPFAFVNILENPEIRATLPQIANWPTFPQLWVAGELIGGSDIIYQMFQDGELQPLIEANSPAV
- the dnaX gene encoding DNA polymerase III subunit gamma/tau, which gives rise to MYQVLARKYRPKNFHELLGQEHVSKALINAIHNQRLHHAYLFTGTRGVGKTTIARILAKCLNCETGVTSEPCGVCGVCQSIDSGRFIDLIEIDAASRTKVEDTRELLDNVPYAPTQGRYKVYLIDEVHMLSTHSFNALLKTLEEPPAHVKFLLATTDPQKLPITIISRCLQFVLRPLPQVALAEYLGTILNKEQISYEPDALWQLSSSAKGSVRDALSLTDQAIAFGNGNVTDEVIRQMLGLIDQADVIAILANIYQQNTQQLTQSIQLLREQVVDAKAVFDRLAETLHQLAILQALPNFDLQINRQQSEQLQQLAQQLPAELLQLYYDIVVKSRENLALANTPMQALEMCLLRLMAFKPLRRNQIPLRPSIANNLDSQSPDSQSPDSQLVDTTPSEAIQSAKSSVMAEDSLQVTSEQSDDNLSNDNLLKSASNVDDSIEQIIEQGTEQQAFDDSYLISIDEAAVNTTIQQTPPIEDDAIANRSSDLQPSVSHHETSMPGIVTAPAMVTEDSNPIKKNAPAPVALASNVNADNPQHMRGEEGNDIADVSPLALLKPTDVPLEGEWTPAKWDYWVFNAREQGWLDDDELVLAKRGVMTGEIHGVSQFVTEQSFLTHTATFDNFCQKLRQLFEGIDIRLAESASNFQALEKLKPEALQEAREKLALQQATQQLEQQAVTQALLQQHASISSVKLIQ